One stretch of Cohnella algarum DNA includes these proteins:
- a CDS encoding ABC transporter permease produces MKAMTGAAISGSAKAGRGRGDFWKTAFRNRYLYLMSLPFVVWVFVFSYYPLWGWLMAFQNFKPGRSIFEQEWVGFEQFQKLFADDMFYQVLRNTLAMSALGLVATFTFPIVFALLINEVRQMFFKRFVQTVSYLPHFVSWAVAASIVTKMLSTENGAVNDILMGLGIIDQPIQFMAQGHLFWGIVTLSDVWKETGWNAIIYLAAITGISGELYEAARVDGASRLRQIWHITLPGIRSTIIVLMILSIGHLISIGFEKQMLLGNNLVLDYSQVLDLYSLQYGLQMSRYSFGVAVNIFNSVVSLILLFAANGLFKRITKESIM; encoded by the coding sequence ATGAAAGCGATGACAGGAGCGGCGATTTCCGGGAGCGCGAAGGCCGGACGCGGCCGGGGGGATTTCTGGAAAACCGCTTTTCGCAACCGATATTTGTACCTGATGTCGCTTCCGTTTGTCGTCTGGGTGTTCGTCTTCAGCTACTACCCGCTCTGGGGCTGGCTGATGGCGTTCCAGAACTTCAAGCCCGGAAGATCGATCTTCGAGCAGGAATGGGTCGGCTTCGAGCAGTTTCAGAAGCTGTTTGCGGACGACATGTTTTACCAGGTGCTGCGCAATACGCTGGCCATGAGCGCGCTCGGGCTGGTCGCCACCTTCACGTTTCCGATCGTGTTCGCTTTGCTGATCAACGAAGTTCGCCAAATGTTTTTCAAGCGGTTCGTGCAAACGGTTTCTTACTTGCCTCACTTCGTATCCTGGGCCGTCGCGGCAAGCATCGTCACCAAGATGCTGTCGACCGAAAACGGCGCCGTGAACGACATTCTGATGGGGCTCGGGATCATCGACCAGCCGATCCAGTTCATGGCCCAGGGCCATCTGTTCTGGGGGATCGTCACGCTGTCGGACGTCTGGAAGGAAACCGGCTGGAACGCGATCATCTATCTGGCGGCCATTACCGGCATCAGCGGCGAATTGTACGAGGCGGCGAGAGTCGACGGCGCAAGCCGGCTGAGGCAAATCTGGCACATCACGCTGCCGGGCATCCGGTCCACGATCATCGTGCTGATGATTTTGTCGATCGGCCACCTGATCAGCATCGGGTTCGAGAAGCAGATGCTGCTCGGCAACAATCTCGTGCTCGACTATTCGCAGGTGCTCGACTTGTACTCGCTGCAATACGGCTTGCAAATGAGCCGCTATTCGTTCGGCGTCGCGGTCAACATTTTCAACTCGGTCGTCAGTCTGATTCTGCTGTTCGCGGCCAACGGCCTGTTCAAGCGGATTACGAAAGAAAGCATTATGTAA
- a CDS encoding carbohydrate ABC transporter permease produces MATRTRRIGASAGDRLIDALITAVLVVVAIATIYPFLNVLALSFNDSTDSVRGGITIFPREFTLENYKIIFSYESLITGFQISALRTIAGTALGLISSSMLAFTLARPDFQGRRFISVYLAITMYVSAGLIPTYLLIKDLNMMGTFAVYILPGIVSAFNVFVIRSFIDGLPYALQESAKIDGANDFTIYWRVILPMTTPALATIALFIAVGQWNSWFDTYLYNATSPHLTTLQYELTKVLQSTTSGSGGDYRTTNMTQALAAVSPDSVKMAITIVVTVPILLVYPFLQRYFVSGMTLGAVKG; encoded by the coding sequence TTGGCAACCCGGACCCGGCGCATCGGCGCTTCCGCGGGAGATCGGCTGATCGACGCGCTCATTACCGCCGTTCTGGTCGTCGTCGCGATCGCCACGATCTATCCGTTCCTGAACGTGCTCGCGCTGTCGTTCAACGATTCGACGGACAGCGTGCGGGGAGGAATCACCATTTTCCCGCGCGAGTTCACGCTGGAGAACTACAAGATCATTTTTTCGTACGAGAGTCTGATCACCGGCTTTCAAATTTCGGCGCTGCGGACGATCGCGGGGACGGCCCTCGGGCTGATCAGCTCCTCGATGCTGGCCTTCACGCTCGCCCGCCCCGATTTTCAGGGACGAAGGTTCATCTCGGTCTACCTGGCGATCACGATGTACGTGTCGGCCGGTCTCATTCCGACCTATCTGCTGATCAAGGATCTGAACATGATGGGCACGTTCGCGGTGTACATCCTGCCGGGCATCGTCAGCGCCTTCAACGTGTTCGTCATTCGCTCCTTCATCGACGGGCTTCCGTACGCGCTGCAGGAGTCGGCGAAAATCGACGGCGCGAACGACTTCACGATCTACTGGCGGGTCATCCTGCCGATGACGACGCCCGCCCTGGCGACGATCGCGCTGTTCATCGCGGTCGGCCAGTGGAACTCCTGGTTCGACACGTACCTGTACAACGCGACGAGCCCGCATCTGACGACGCTTCAGTACGAGCTGACCAAGGTGCTGCAAAGCACGACGAGCGGCAGCGGCGGGGACTACCGCACGACGAACATGACGCAGGCGCTGGCCGCCGTGTCTCCCGATTCGGTCAAAATGGCGATCACGATCGTCGTCACCGTGCCGATTCTGCTCGTGTATCCGTTCCTGCAGCGCTACTTCGTCAGCGGCATGACGCTCGGCGCCGTCAAGGGCTGA
- a CDS encoding ABC transporter substrate-binding protein, with translation MAIKKKWPALALAATLGVGLLAGCAGNGADNASNSNAAGTASASGELKPITFSFYSEDPNPNWANMQDEIGKVITEKTGVTLEAEFAVGDAVQKSALIATSGKYPDIISAKTSISKFVDAGAVIDLTDLIEEHAPNLKKLFGDQINRLRYSNDDPSIYVIPTYDGVGNTAFDATGGFGLQHRVVKELGYPEIRTVEDFENALKQYLAKHPTDENGNKNIGLSLNADDWYMYISVTNPAFFATGAPDDGEYFIDKETYEATYHYLRPEEKEYFRWLNHMNAEGLLDPDSFVQKYDQYKAKIASGRVLGLIDQEWSYADGEKALKAEGKFDYTYGHYPVTLSEEFKETSFWPTGFMAGNGIAISATNPDPERTIKFLDYLASDEGQVLLNWGIEGTHYTVDESGKRTMLPEVNDRRVNDAANFQKETGIGNYTLLSGRFGDGVKDPSGNYYTLKFPEQILADYNEAEKETLAAYGATMWKDLFPKEDEFEERAYGAAWNITIPSDNDLTVLDERLKTITWKMIPQAVLAQPEDFDKVWDDYVKQLEDAGVQEAEELKTQLIKERVELWSK, from the coding sequence ATGGCAATCAAGAAAAAATGGCCGGCTCTCGCGCTGGCCGCGACGCTGGGCGTCGGCCTGCTCGCAGGCTGCGCGGGCAACGGCGCCGATAACGCGAGCAATTCGAACGCCGCGGGAACGGCATCCGCTTCCGGCGAATTGAAACCGATTACGTTCAGCTTTTACAGCGAGGATCCGAATCCGAACTGGGCGAACATGCAGGATGAAATCGGCAAAGTCATCACCGAGAAGACCGGCGTCACCCTTGAGGCGGAATTCGCGGTCGGCGACGCGGTGCAGAAATCCGCGCTCATCGCCACCAGCGGCAAATATCCGGACATTATCAGCGCCAAAACGAGCATCAGCAAATTCGTCGACGCCGGAGCCGTCATCGATTTGACGGATTTGATCGAGGAGCACGCGCCGAACCTGAAGAAACTGTTCGGGGATCAGATCAACCGGCTTCGCTACAGCAACGACGATCCGTCCATTTACGTCATTCCGACCTATGACGGCGTGGGCAACACGGCGTTCGACGCGACGGGCGGGTTCGGCCTGCAGCACCGGGTCGTCAAGGAGCTGGGCTATCCGGAAATCCGCACGGTCGAAGATTTTGAAAACGCGCTCAAGCAATACCTCGCCAAACACCCGACCGATGAAAACGGCAACAAAAACATCGGCCTGTCGCTGAACGCCGACGACTGGTACATGTACATTTCCGTCACGAATCCGGCCTTCTTCGCCACCGGCGCCCCCGACGACGGGGAATACTTCATCGACAAGGAAACGTACGAAGCGACCTATCACTATCTTCGCCCGGAAGAAAAGGAATATTTCCGCTGGCTCAACCATATGAACGCGGAAGGGCTGCTCGATCCCGACAGCTTCGTCCAAAAATACGACCAGTACAAGGCAAAAATCGCATCCGGCCGCGTGCTCGGCCTGATCGATCAGGAATGGTCCTACGCGGACGGCGAGAAGGCGCTGAAAGCCGAGGGCAAATTCGATTATACGTACGGACATTACCCGGTCACGCTCAGCGAGGAGTTCAAGGAAACGTCGTTCTGGCCGACGGGCTTCATGGCCGGCAACGGCATCGCGATTTCCGCGACGAACCCGGATCCGGAGCGCACGATCAAGTTCCTGGACTATTTGGCGTCCGACGAAGGGCAAGTGCTGCTGAACTGGGGCATCGAAGGCACGCACTACACCGTGGACGAAAGCGGCAAGCGCACGATGCTGCCGGAAGTCAACGACCGCCGCGTCAACGACGCCGCCAACTTCCAGAAGGAAACGGGCATCGGCAACTACACGCTGCTTAGCGGACGCTTCGGCGACGGCGTCAAGGATCCGAGCGGCAACTACTATACGCTTAAATTCCCGGAACAAATCCTGGCCGACTACAACGAAGCGGAGAAAGAAACGCTCGCCGCGTACGGCGCCACGATGTGGAAGGATCTGTTCCCGAAGGAAGACGAGTTCGAGGAGAGAGCGTACGGCGCGGCGTGGAACATCACGATTCCGAGCGACAACGACTTGACCGTGCTCGACGAAAGATTGAAGACGATCACCTGGAAAATGATCCCGCAGGCCGTGCTGGCCCAGCCGGAGGATTTCGACAAGGTGTGGGACGATTACGTGAAGCAGTTGGAAGACGCGGGCGTTCAGGAAGCCGAGGAGCTGAAGACGCAGTTGATCAAAGAACGCGTCGAGCTGTGGAGCAAGTAA
- the purE gene encoding 5-(carboxyamino)imidazole ribonucleotide mutase: MGALVGVIMGSTSDWETMKKACDVLDELNVAYEKKVVSAHRTPDLMFEYAESAASRGLKVIIAGAGGAAHLPGMVASKTVLPVIGVPVKSQALNGLDSLLSIVQMPGGIPVATVAIGAAGATNAGLLAAQMIGAFDPETQRRVEARRERITREVLEGELP; encoded by the coding sequence ATGGGGGCACTCGTCGGAGTCATCATGGGAAGCACGTCGGACTGGGAAACGATGAAAAAAGCGTGCGACGTGCTCGATGAGCTGAACGTGGCATACGAGAAAAAAGTCGTCTCGGCGCATCGGACGCCGGATTTAATGTTCGAATACGCGGAATCGGCCGCGTCCCGAGGGTTGAAGGTCATTATCGCGGGCGCGGGCGGAGCCGCACATTTGCCGGGGATGGTCGCGTCCAAAACCGTCCTGCCCGTCATCGGCGTGCCCGTCAAGTCGCAAGCCTTGAACGGGCTCGATTCGTTGTTGTCGATCGTTCAGATGCCCGGCGGCATCCCGGTGGCGACGGTAGCGATCGGCGCGGCCGGGGCGACGAACGCGGGGCTGCTCGCCGCGCAGATGATCGGCGCCTTCGATCCCGAAACGCAGCGCCGCGTCGAGGCCCGGCGGGAGCGGATTACGCGGGAAGTGCTGGAAGGTGAGCTGCCGTGA
- the purK gene encoding 5-(carboxyamino)imidazole ribonucleotide synthase, translated as MSEPNIQPGTAKASSGESREGAAGRRRTILPGATIGVLGGGQLGRMLAHAGSRMGYRFVALDPTPDAPCGQTAEQIVAGYADREAARELARRADVITYEFENVDAGVAAMLEAESYVPQGSALLHTTQHRLREKRAVEAAGARVAPYAEVASLAELKAASARLGLPAVLKTATGGYDGKGQWVLRSEADAEAAWPEAERAGTELVLEKFIDFAMEISVIAARSPSGEVRTFPPAENVHVDNILHLSIVPARIGENVRREAERMAVSIAETLGAVGLIAVEMFVAKDGEIYVNELAPRPHNSGHYTMEACRTSQFEQHVRAICDLPLGDSALLTPVVMANILGEHVEPLLAWMRERDSEAERLGVEPKVHLYGKAEAKPKRKMGHVNVLAPNVDAALAWIAQSKIWRV; from the coding sequence GTGAGCGAACCGAACATTCAGCCGGGAACCGCTAAAGCGTCGTCGGGCGAGTCCCGCGAGGGCGCGGCCGGGCGGCGCCGGACGATTTTGCCGGGGGCGACGATCGGCGTGCTCGGCGGCGGACAGCTCGGCCGGATGCTGGCGCATGCCGGCAGCCGGATGGGCTACCGGTTCGTCGCGCTCGATCCGACGCCGGACGCGCCCTGCGGCCAGACGGCGGAGCAGATCGTCGCCGGCTACGCCGACCGAGAAGCGGCGCGGGAGCTGGCGCGCCGCGCGGACGTCATCACGTACGAGTTTGAGAACGTCGACGCGGGCGTAGCCGCGATGCTGGAGGCGGAATCGTACGTGCCCCAGGGCAGCGCGCTGCTGCACACGACGCAGCATCGGCTGCGCGAGAAGCGCGCCGTCGAAGCGGCGGGCGCGCGGGTTGCGCCTTACGCGGAGGTCGCCTCGCTGGCGGAGCTGAAAGCGGCGTCGGCCAGGCTCGGCCTGCCGGCGGTGCTGAAGACGGCGACCGGCGGCTACGACGGCAAAGGCCAGTGGGTGCTGCGAAGCGAGGCGGACGCGGAAGCGGCCTGGCCGGAAGCCGAGCGCGCCGGCACGGAGCTCGTGCTGGAGAAGTTCATCGACTTCGCCATGGAAATATCGGTGATCGCCGCGCGCAGTCCTTCCGGCGAGGTGCGGACGTTTCCGCCGGCGGAGAACGTGCACGTGGACAACATTTTGCATCTGTCGATCGTGCCCGCCCGCATCGGGGAAAACGTGCGGCGCGAAGCCGAGCGGATGGCGGTGTCGATCGCCGAGACGCTCGGCGCCGTCGGCCTGATCGCGGTCGAGATGTTCGTGGCGAAGGACGGCGAGATTTACGTGAACGAGCTGGCGCCGCGTCCGCACAACTCCGGCCACTATACGATGGAGGCCTGCCGCACGTCCCAGTTCGAGCAGCACGTCCGCGCGATTTGCGATTTGCCGCTGGGCGATTCCGCGCTGCTCACGCCCGTCGTCATGGCGAACATTCTCGGCGAGCACGTCGAGCCGCTGCTGGCCTGGATGCGGGAGCGGGATTCGGAGGCGGAACGCCTCGGCGTCGAGCCGAAGGTTCATCTGTACGGCAAAGCCGAAGCGAAACCGAAGCGAAAAATGGGACATGTCAACGTGCTTGCGCCGAATGTCGACGCCGCGCTTGCGTGGATCGCCCAATCGAAGATATGGAGGGTCTGA
- the purB gene encoding adenylosuccinate lyase, whose protein sequence is MIDRYSRPEMRAIWTEENKFRAWLEVELAACEAWAELGHIPKEDTVKLRQNAKFDIDRIYEIELETRHDVIAFTRAVSESLGPERKWVHYGLTSTDVVDTALGYLLKQANAILERDLEAFIDILRGQAIAYKHTPMMGRTHGVHAEPTTFGLKLALWHEEMKRNLERFRKAADGVQFGKMSGAVGTYANIDPFVEKFVCEKLGITPAPISTQTLQRDRHAEYMATLALIATSIDKFATEIRGLQKSEFREVEEPFAKGQKGSSAMPHKRNPIGCENMSGLARVIRGHMVSAYENVPLWHERDISHSSVERIILPDATMLLNYMLNRFGNIVKNLTVFPENMKRNMRSTYNVPFSGRVMTKLIDKGFSREQAYDTVQPRAMQAWEEQRDFREIVASTPEIANVLSADELDDCFDPSWHLKHVDTIFERLGLN, encoded by the coding sequence ATGATCGATCGTTACAGCCGCCCGGAAATGCGGGCCATATGGACCGAAGAGAACAAATTCCGGGCTTGGCTCGAAGTGGAGCTTGCCGCCTGCGAGGCTTGGGCGGAGCTGGGGCACATTCCGAAGGAAGACACCGTCAAACTGCGGCAGAACGCCAAGTTCGACATCGACCGCATTTACGAAATCGAGCTGGAAACGCGGCATGACGTCATCGCCTTCACCCGCGCCGTCTCCGAAAGCCTCGGGCCCGAGCGCAAATGGGTCCACTACGGCCTGACGTCCACGGACGTCGTCGATACCGCGCTCGGCTACCTGCTCAAGCAGGCGAACGCGATTTTGGAACGGGATCTGGAAGCGTTCATCGATATTTTGCGCGGACAGGCGATCGCCTACAAGCACACTCCGATGATGGGGCGCACCCACGGGGTTCATGCGGAGCCGACGACGTTCGGCCTGAAGCTGGCGCTGTGGCACGAAGAAATGAAGCGCAACCTGGAGCGGTTCCGCAAGGCGGCGGACGGCGTTCAATTCGGCAAAATGTCCGGCGCCGTCGGCACCTACGCCAACATCGACCCGTTCGTGGAAAAGTTCGTGTGCGAGAAGCTCGGCATCACGCCGGCGCCGATCTCGACGCAAACGCTGCAGCGCGACCGCCATGCCGAATATATGGCGACGCTGGCGCTGATCGCCACCTCCATCGACAAGTTCGCGACCGAAATCCGCGGCCTGCAAAAGAGCGAGTTCCGCGAAGTCGAGGAGCCGTTCGCGAAGGGCCAAAAGGGCTCGTCCGCGATGCCGCACAAGCGCAACCCGATCGGCTGCGAAAACATGAGCGGCCTGGCGCGCGTGATCCGCGGGCATATGGTTTCCGCCTACGAAAACGTGCCGCTGTGGCATGAACGCGACATTTCGCACTCGTCCGTCGAGCGAATCATTTTGCCCGATGCGACGATGCTGCTTAACTATATGCTGAACCGATTCGGCAACATCGTGAAAAATTTGACGGTGTTCCCGGAAAATATGAAGCGCAACATGCGAAGCACGTACAACGTGCCGTTCTCCGGACGCGTCATGACGAAGCTGATCGACAAGGGCTTCAGCCGCGAGCAGGCGTACGACACCGTGCAGCCGCGCGCGATGCAGGCTTGGGAGGAGCAGCGCGATTTCCGCGAAATCGTCGCCTCCACGCCGGAAATCGCGAACGTGCTGTCGGCGGACGAGCTGGATGACTGCTTCGATCCGAGCTGGCACCTGAAGCACGTCGACACGATTTTCGAGCGGCTCGGGTTGAATTAA
- a CDS encoding phosphoribosylaminoimidazolesuccinocarboxamide synthase, with amino-acid sequence MSTEALSTAAGLVNAPLIHKGKVRELYDLGEHLLIVVTDRISAFDYVLDPPVPDKGRVLNELSAHWFALAAKIQPNHIVHTDVAKLGGLVSDPDKLKGRIMVSRKAQRIDIECVVRGYITGGGWRQYQATGEVNGIKLPEGLRKNGKLERPIFTPAGKNDVGHDEDIPFDEMARRIGKELAENLRDRSLKLYEFGRDYCAERGIILADCKFEFGLVGGEVILIDELFTPDSSRFWAEEKYALDVEIDSMDKEPVRSYLAGSDWDKNSPPPRLPDEVVKATTERYRDIYRRLTQA; translated from the coding sequence ATGTCGACAGAAGCGTTGTCAACCGCCGCCGGGCTCGTGAACGCCCCGCTCATTCACAAAGGCAAGGTGCGGGAGCTTTACGATTTGGGCGAGCACCTGCTCATCGTCGTCACGGACCGCATTTCCGCGTTCGATTACGTGCTCGACCCGCCCGTTCCGGATAAAGGCCGGGTGCTCAACGAGCTGAGCGCCCACTGGTTCGCGCTCGCCGCGAAAATCCAGCCGAACCATATCGTGCATACCGACGTTGCGAAGCTGGGCGGTCTCGTGAGCGACCCGGACAAGCTGAAAGGCCGCATCATGGTGTCCCGCAAGGCGCAGCGCATCGATATCGAGTGCGTCGTGCGCGGATACATTACCGGAGGCGGCTGGAGACAGTATCAGGCGACCGGCGAAGTGAACGGCATCAAGCTTCCCGAAGGCCTGCGCAAAAACGGGAAGCTGGAGCGGCCGATTTTCACGCCCGCGGGCAAAAACGACGTCGGCCACGACGAGGACATTCCGTTCGACGAAATGGCCCGCCGGATCGGCAAGGAGCTCGCGGAAAACCTTCGCGACCGCAGCCTGAAGCTCTACGAGTTCGGCCGCGACTACTGCGCGGAGCGCGGCATCATTTTGGCCGATTGCAAATTCGAATTCGGACTCGTCGGCGGAGAGGTCATCCTCATCGACGAGCTGTTCACGCCGGACTCCTCGCGGTTCTGGGCCGAGGAAAAGTACGCGCTGGACGTCGAGATCGACAGCATGGACAAGGAGCCGGTCCGTTCCTACCTGGCCGGGTCCGATTGGGACAAAAACAGCCCTCCGCCGCGCCTGCCGGATGAAGTGGTCAAGGCGACGACCGAGCGCTACCGGGACATTTATCGCCGCTTGACCCAAGCCTAA
- the purS gene encoding phosphoribosylformylglycinamidine synthase subunit PurS, translating to MKATVYVTIKANVLDPQGNAVQDALHTMGFDEVGKVRIGKYMELQLNTSDRAQAEERVKAMCEKLLANTVIEDYRFELED from the coding sequence ATGAAAGCAACGGTATATGTAACCATCAAAGCGAACGTCCTTGATCCCCAGGGAAACGCCGTGCAAGACGCCCTGCACACGATGGGCTTCGACGAAGTCGGCAAAGTCCGCATCGGCAAGTATATGGAACTTCAGTTGAATACGTCCGATCGCGCGCAAGCGGAAGAACGCGTCAAGGCGATGTGCGAAAAACTGCTGGCGAACACCGTAATCGAAGACTACCGCTTTGAATTGGAGGACTGA
- the purQ gene encoding phosphoribosylformylglycinamidine synthase subunit PurQ, with the protein MNFAVLVFPGSNCDIDMLKAVEDTVGQPVDYVWHTASDLSKYDAILVPGGFSYGDYLRCGAIARFAPVMNEVRKAAEEGKFILGVCNGFQILTEAGLLPGALIRNNTLKFRCHPVDLRVENARTAFTKDYAEGEVVSIPIAHGEGNYYCSDETLARLKANNQIVFRYTGENPNGSVDNIAGICNEAGNVVGMMPHPERAVSELLGSTGGARMFTSVLNAWRERNGAASVR; encoded by the coding sequence ATGAATTTCGCGGTACTCGTGTTTCCCGGTTCCAACTGCGATATCGACATGCTGAAAGCCGTCGAGGATACGGTCGGCCAGCCGGTCGACTACGTGTGGCATACGGCATCCGACCTGTCGAAATACGACGCCATTCTCGTGCCGGGAGGCTTCTCCTACGGGGACTACCTTCGCTGCGGCGCCATCGCCCGGTTCGCGCCGGTGATGAACGAGGTGCGCAAGGCGGCGGAGGAAGGGAAATTTATTCTCGGCGTCTGCAACGGGTTTCAAATTTTGACCGAGGCCGGCCTGCTGCCCGGCGCTCTCATCCGCAACAACACGCTCAAATTCCGGTGCCACCCGGTCGACCTCCGCGTCGAAAACGCGCGCACGGCGTTCACGAAGGATTACGCGGAAGGCGAAGTCGTGTCCATTCCGATCGCGCACGGCGAGGGCAACTACTACTGCAGCGACGAGACGCTTGCGCGGCTTAAAGCGAACAACCAGATCGTGTTCCGCTATACGGGCGAAAATCCGAACGGCTCCGTCGACAACATCGCGGGCATTTGCAACGAGGCGGGGAACGTCGTCGGCATGATGCCCCACCCGGAGCGCGCGGTTTCCGAATTGCTCGGATCCACGGGCGGCGCGAGGATGTTTACGTCAGTACTAAACGCTTGGAGGGAACGCAATGGCGCAGCAAGTGTCCGCTAA
- the purL gene encoding phosphoribosylformylglycinamidine synthase subunit PurL, whose product MAQQVSAKEPTIEQIAEQKIYKQFGVSESEYELICGFLGRKPNYTEIGVFSVMWSEHCAYKNSKPLLKRFPTTGPRVLMGPGEGAGIVDIGDNQAVVFKIESHNHPSAVEPYQGAATGVGGIIRDIFSMGSRPIALLNSLRFGRLENDRVRYLFEHVVSGIAGYGNCIGIPTVAGEVMFDESYEGNPLVNAMCVGLIDHDRIQRGVAKGVGNPVFYVGPATGRDGIHGATFASEDLTAESEAKRSAVQVGDPFMEKLVMEATLELIESGIVLGIQDMGAAGLTCSSAEMASKAGNGMELYLDEVPQREEGMTAYEMMLSESQERMLFVTEPQHEAQAKAIFERWGLHCAKVGKVTDDGRLRLFHKGEQVADMPVKALVDDCPVYNKPSKVPDYYLKNGSVDTTRYEQVADLKDALKKVLGSPSLASKEWVYSQYDYQVRTSTAVVPGSDAAVVTIRGTRKALAMTTDCNGRYVYLDPEVGGRIAVAEAARNIVCSGGEPLAITDNLNFGSPEKPEVFWQMEKAVDGMSEACRYLETPVIGGNVSLYNENAKGAIYPTPVVGMVGLVHDIDHITTQEFKAEGDAIFLLGETKAELGGSEFQYAVLGLTEGRPPELDLETEKKLHRAVLGAIQQGLVASAHDLSEGGLAAALAEASFGRGLGATVDFTTNLRTDIALFSESQSRILLSVKPERADELSAWLASQGVPAQRLGTVGGGSLTIAVNGRVAIEASVDELRKEWKEAIPCRMQ is encoded by the coding sequence ATGGCGCAGCAAGTGTCCGCTAAAGAACCGACGATCGAACAGATCGCCGAACAGAAAATTTACAAGCAGTTCGGCGTTTCCGAATCCGAATACGAGCTCATCTGCGGCTTTCTCGGACGCAAGCCGAACTATACCGAAATCGGCGTGTTCAGCGTCATGTGGTCCGAGCATTGCGCGTACAAAAACTCCAAGCCGCTGCTCAAGCGTTTCCCGACGACCGGGCCGCGCGTGCTGATGGGGCCGGGCGAAGGCGCCGGCATCGTCGACATCGGCGACAACCAGGCCGTCGTGTTCAAGATCGAGTCGCACAACCACCCGTCGGCGGTCGAGCCGTATCAGGGCGCGGCTACCGGCGTCGGCGGCATCATTCGCGACATTTTCTCGATGGGGTCGCGGCCGATCGCGCTGCTCAACTCCTTGCGGTTCGGCCGGCTGGAGAACGACCGCGTGCGTTACCTGTTCGAGCACGTCGTCAGCGGCATCGCCGGCTACGGCAACTGCATCGGCATCCCGACGGTCGCAGGCGAGGTCATGTTCGACGAATCGTACGAAGGCAACCCGCTCGTCAACGCGATGTGCGTCGGCCTGATCGACCACGACCGCATCCAGCGCGGCGTCGCCAAAGGCGTCGGCAACCCGGTGTTCTACGTCGGCCCGGCAACCGGACGCGACGGCATCCACGGCGCGACGTTCGCGTCCGAGGATTTGACCGCGGAATCCGAAGCGAAGCGCTCGGCGGTGCAGGTCGGCGATCCGTTCATGGAAAAGCTCGTCATGGAAGCGACGCTCGAGCTCATCGAATCCGGCATCGTGCTCGGCATTCAGGACATGGGCGCGGCGGGCCTGACGTGCTCCAGCGCCGAGATGGCCAGCAAAGCCGGCAACGGCATGGAGCTGTACCTCGACGAGGTGCCGCAGCGCGAGGAAGGCATGACGGCGTACGAAATGATGCTGTCCGAGTCGCAGGAGCGGATGCTGTTCGTCACCGAGCCGCAGCACGAGGCGCAGGCGAAGGCGATTTTCGAGCGGTGGGGCCTGCACTGCGCCAAAGTCGGCAAAGTGACCGACGACGGCCGCTTGCGGCTGTTCCACAAGGGCGAGCAGGTGGCCGACATGCCGGTCAAGGCGCTCGTCGACGACTGCCCGGTGTATAACAAGCCTTCAAAGGTGCCGGATTATTATTTGAAAAACGGCTCCGTCGATACGACCCGCTACGAGCAGGTCGCCGACCTGAAGGACGCGTTGAAAAAAGTGCTCGGCTCGCCGTCCCTGGCAAGCAAAGAGTGGGTTTACAGCCAGTACGATTACCAGGTCCGGACGTCGACGGCGGTCGTGCCGGGATCGGACGCCGCGGTCGTGACGATTCGCGGCACGCGCAAGGCGCTCGCGATGACGACGGACTGCAACGGCCGCTACGTTTATCTGGATCCCGAAGTCGGCGGTCGCATCGCGGTCGCGGAAGCGGCGCGCAACATCGTCTGCTCCGGCGGCGAGCCGCTGGCGATTACGGACAACCTGAACTTCGGTTCGCCGGAGAAGCCGGAAGTGTTCTGGCAAATGGAAAAAGCGGTAGACGGCATGTCCGAAGCCTGCCGTTATCTCGAAACGCCGGTTATCGGCGGCAACGTGTCGCTGTACAACGAAAATGCCAAAGGGGCCATTTATCCGACGCCGGTCGTCGGCATGGTCGGCCTGGTTCACGATATCGACCACATTACGACGCAGGAATTCAAAGCGGAAGGCGACGCGATCTTCCTGCTAGGGGAGACGAAGGCGGAGCTCGGCGGCAGCGAATTCCAGTACGCCGTGCTGGGCTTGACGGAAGGCCGTCCGCCGGAGCTGGACCTTGAAACCGAGAAGAAGCTGCACCGCGCCGTTCTGGGCGCGATCCAGCAAGGGCTCGTCGCTTCGGCGCACGATTTGTCGGAAGGCGGCCTGGCCGCCGCGCTGGCGGAAGCTTCCTTCGGCCGCGGGCTGGGCGCAACCGTCGATTTTACGACGAACCTGCGGACGGACATCGCGCTGTTCAGCGAATCCCAATCCCGCATCCTGTTGTCGGTCAAACCCGAGCGCGCGGACGAACTGTCCGCCTGGCTCGCTTCGCAAGGCGTTCCGGCGCAGCGGCTCGGCACGGTCGGCGGCGGCAGCTTGACGATTGCCGTTAACGGCCGCGTCGCGATCGAGGCGTCCGTGGACGAACTCCGCAAAGAATGGAAGGAAGCGATCCCATGCCGGATGCAGTAA